DNA sequence from the Halocalculus aciditolerans genome:
GCAGGACGCGCCGCCGTTCTCGGAGAACCCCGTCGAATCCGTCCCCCACCAGGCGTTCAAAATCGTCTCCATCCACCTCCACATCGTCGCGGTGGACGGCTCCGGCATCGAGACGAGCGACGACCTGATCGGGAAGAACTTCTGGGCGCTCCCGCCGAGCTGGGGGCTGCGCCAGCAGGCCGAGACCGTCTTCGAGAACGCCGGCATGTGGGAGGACCTCGAACCGAACGTCGTCGACGCGGATATCGGCGACGTCGCGGGCGCGGTCGAAGAGGGTCGCGTCGACGCCCTCATCGCCTACGGATCCGGCTTCGACAGCCTCCCCGGCTGGGCGACTGAAGTGGACGCCCGCGCGGACCTCCACGTCGTCCAGCCCTCCGACCAACTCCAGCAGGGCATCGAGCAGACCCGCGGCACGAACTACAGAGAAATCGACGTCTACGGCTGGAACCAGGACATGGGCGCTGACACCGTCGGAACCTTCCCCTCCGACTTCCAGTTCTTCTTCGGCTCCGACATCTCCCGCGACGTCGGCTACGAACTCGCCAAAATCAGCCACGAAAACGTCGACGCCATCCAGGAGAGCCAATCGGCGTACGCCGACCACAGCGACCCCGAAGCGATGGCGAGCGCGTACCTCGACGACTTCCCCGTTCACCCCGGCGTCTACGACTTCCTCGAGGAGCAAGACGTCGACCTCGCCGACTACGAACGCGGCAGCGTCGAAGCGTAAGGACGGCTCGCAGTTCCACGATTCACACTCGGGCCTCCGGGCCTCGTTCCGAATCTCGTTACTCGCGCGAACGATAGTGAGTGCGAGCAGGGAGGAACTCGTTCCGACCGTGCTCACGCCTCGCCTCACTCCGCTCGGCTCAGCGTTCGTATTTCCGAGATTCTCGAACGCTGTCGCGTTCTCCGAATCTCGTTACTCCTCTTGGGCGTCGACGACCGCCACGCCGGCGAGGTTGACGATGTCCTTGACTTCGTCGCCGCGCTGGATGACGTGAACGGGCTCGTCCATCCCGGCGAGAATCGGACCGATGGCGTCGGCACCGCCGAGGCGCTGGAGGAGTTTGTAGCCGATGTTCCCGGCTTCGAGGTTGGGGAAGACGAGGCAGTTCGCCGGCCCGTCGAGTTCGGCGAAGTCGTAGGTGTCGTCGAGGATGTCCTCGACGACGGCGGTGTCGGCCTGCATCTCGCCGTCGACCGGGAAGTCGACCGTCGGGTCGTCGTGGAGTTTCGCGACGGCGTCGCGGGGTTTCGCCGTGCCCGCGTTCTCGACGCTCCCGAAGTCCGAGTAGGAGAGAAGGGCGACGCGCGGTTCGATGTCGAACTGGCGCGCGGTCTCCGCGGTGTGCCGGGTGATTTCGGCGAGTTGCTCGGGCGTCGGGTCGAGGTTGACGGTGGTGTCGGCGCAGAAGATGACGCGGTTCTTGAACGTGAGCATGTAGATTCCCGCGACGTAATCCGTATCGGGCGCGGTGCCGACGACCTGAAGAGGCGGGCGGAGCGCCGACGAGTAGTGGTGGGAGAGCCCGGTGAGGAAGGCGTCGGCGTCGCCCTGTTCGACCATGACGCTCCCGAAGTAGTTCGAGTCGCGCTCGACGAGTTCGGTGGCTTCGCTGTGCGTCACGCCCTTGCGCTGGCGGAGTTCGTGGAGGCGGTCGGCGTACGCGCCGGGGGCGTCGGTCGCCGGGTCGACGACTTCCGGGGTGAAGTCGAGACCGAGGTCGTCGGCGGTCGACGCGATTCCGTCGTGGTCACCGATGAGAACGGGATCGGCGATACCCTGGTCCTGGAGCTGGTAGGCGGCGCGGATCATCTTCTCGTTGTCGCCCTCGCCGAGCGCGACGCGCTTCGGATCGTTCTGCGCCTTATTCAAGACGATGCGCATCATCTCGCGGCTCTTGCCGAGGCGGGCTTCGAGGCGCTCCCGGTACGCGTCGAGGTCCACGTCTTCGCGCGCGACGCCGGACTCCATGGCGGCGTCGGCGACGGCCGGTGCAATCTCGAAGAGCACCCGCGGGTCCAGCGGCTTCGGCAGGATGTACTCGGGGCCGAACTGGAGGGGTTGGTCGCCGTAGGCCTTCACGACCTGGTCGGGAACGTCCTCCTTCGCGAGGTCCGCGAGTGCTTCGGCGGCGGCGACCTTCATCGACTCGTTGATGTCCGTCGCCCGCACGTCCAGCGCTCCTCTGAAAATAAAGGGGAAGCCGAGGACGTTGTTCACCATGTTCGGGTAGTCCGAGCGCCCCGTCGCCATGATGACGGTGTCGTCCCGAGCGTTCTTCGCCTCCTCGTAGCCGATCTCCGGCTCCGGGTTCGCCATGGCGAACACGATGGGGTCGGCCGCCATCGACCGGATCATCTCCTCGCTCACGATGCCCCCCACCGAGAGTCCCACGAAGACGTCCGCACCCGCGATGATGTCCGCGAGCTCGCCGGACTCGACGCCGCGGGCGAACGGCTCGGCGTGCGGGCTGAGGTCGCCC
Encoded proteins:
- a CDS encoding TAXI family TRAP transporter solute-binding subunit, whose amino-acid sequence is MSNHTRRQLLKATGIAGAAGITGLAGCSGGGSGSGNGPTSIGAGIASASTTTGQASNAFQRVVKEQSPDTEPAGTIQWASQETGGDPASLRQYNQGNLRAMGAGNFVMASAMQDAPPFSENPVESVPHQAFKIVSIHLHIVAVDGSGIETSDDLIGKNFWALPPSWGLRQQAETVFENAGMWEDLEPNVVDADIGDVAGAVEEGRVDALIAYGSGFDSLPGWATEVDARADLHVVQPSDQLQQGIEQTRGTNYREIDVYGWNQDMGADTVGTFPSDFQFFFGSDISRDVGYELAKISHENVDAIQESQSAYADHSDPEAMASAYLDDFPVHPGVYDFLEEQDVDLADYERGSVEA
- a CDS encoding NADP-dependent malic enzyme; the protein is MGLDEDALSYHEEEPAGKIEISTTKPTNTQRDLSLAYSPGVAAPCREIAADSADAYKYTAKGNLVGVVSNGSAVLGLGDIGAQASKPVMEGKGVLFKRFADIDVFDIELDQDDVDAFVESVAAMEPTFGGVNLEDIKAPECFEIEERLGSRMDVPVFHDDQHGTAIISGAALLNAIELVDKDLSELEVAFSGAGAAAVSCAKFYASLGVPTENIRMCDIDGVLSEARAEAGDLSPHAEPFARGVESGELADIIAGADVFVGLSVGGIVSEEMIRSMAADPIVFAMANPEPEIGYEEAKNARDDTVIMATGRSDYPNMVNNVLGFPFIFRGALDVRATDINESMKVAAAEALADLAKEDVPDQVVKAYGDQPLQFGPEYILPKPLDPRVLFEIAPAVADAAMESGVAREDVDLDAYRERLEARLGKSREMMRIVLNKAQNDPKRVALGEGDNEKMIRAAYQLQDQGIADPVLIGDHDGIASTADDLGLDFTPEVVDPATDAPGAYADRLHELRQRKGVTHSEATELVERDSNYFGSVMVEQGDADAFLTGLSHHYSSALRPPLQVVGTAPDTDYVAGIYMLTFKNRVIFCADTTVNLDPTPEQLAEITRHTAETARQFDIEPRVALLSYSDFGSVENAGTAKPRDAVAKLHDDPTVDFPVDGEMQADTAVVEDILDDTYDFAELDGPANCLVFPNLEAGNIGYKLLQRLGGADAIGPILAGMDEPVHVIQRGDEVKDIVNLAGVAVVDAQEE